The Candidatus Accumulibacter similis genome has a segment encoding these proteins:
- the cphA gene encoding cyanophycin synthetase: MEVSRLRALRGPNLWSRHTAIEAVVHCAESERDIDDMPAFENRLRERFPELDMLRPLGHDEAVSMAQALEFAALGLQAQAGCPVTFSRTAETVELGTYRVVVEYSEEAVGRLAFELAEELCRAAVDDRPFALDTALERLRELDEDVRLGPSTGAIVYAAAARNIPYRRLTDGSMVQFGWGSRQRRIQAAETDLTSAVAESIAQDKELSKVLLHAAGVPVPVGRPVLSAEDAWAAACEIGGPVVVKPQDGNQGKGVAVNLTRRDEIEAAYEIACGISEEVLVERFLPGHDYRLLVVGDRMVAAARRDPPLVIGDGVHTVRQLVDRVNSDPRRSDGHATSLTRIRLDDLAIARLTKAGLTPESVPPRGKRVVLRNNANLSTGGTATDVTDDVHPEFAAQAVAAAQTIGLDIAGVDVVCDSVLRPLEEQGGGIVEVNAAPGLRMHLQPSFGKGRPVGEAIIANMFAPGEDGRIPVVAVAGTNGKTTTVRLIAHILAQQGLRIGMTTTDGVYVEGRRIDTGDCSGPKSARNVLFHPRVDAAVLETARGGVLREGLGFDRCDVAVVTNIGLGDHLGLAYISSVEELSVVKRVIVQNVRPGRGVAVLNAADPLVARMADACPGNVSFFATERNHPVMAMHRAQRKRVVYRDGASLVASGGGLEHRIALAGIPLTRDGAIGFQVQNAMAAIAAAWGLGLDWQTIERGLASFVSDVQTAPGRFNVFDYRGAKLIADYGHNPDAIQALVDAVENMPSAPGSKRSVVISGAGDRRDDDIRQQTEILGGAFDRVILYQDQCQRGRADGEVLALLRDGLQHAMRTKEIREIHGEFLAIDSALAELAAGDLCLILIDQIEEALEHIDRRLREG, encoded by the coding sequence ATGGAAGTCTCGCGTCTCCGCGCCCTGCGCGGTCCCAACCTGTGGAGCCGGCACACGGCGATCGAGGCGGTCGTTCATTGCGCCGAAAGCGAGCGCGACATCGACGACATGCCGGCTTTCGAGAACCGCCTGCGCGAGCGCTTTCCCGAGCTGGACATGCTGCGGCCGCTGGGGCATGACGAGGCGGTATCGATGGCGCAGGCGCTCGAGTTTGCCGCCCTCGGCCTGCAGGCGCAGGCGGGCTGCCCGGTCACCTTCAGCCGGACGGCCGAGACCGTCGAACTCGGCACCTACCGGGTCGTCGTCGAGTACAGTGAGGAAGCCGTTGGCCGCCTGGCCTTCGAGCTGGCCGAGGAACTCTGCCGCGCCGCCGTCGATGACCGTCCCTTCGCGCTCGACACCGCGTTGGAGCGGCTGCGCGAACTCGACGAGGACGTGCGGTTGGGACCGAGCACCGGCGCCATCGTCTACGCGGCCGCAGCACGCAACATACCCTACCGCCGGCTCACCGACGGCAGCATGGTGCAGTTCGGCTGGGGCAGCCGGCAGCGCCGGATTCAGGCGGCGGAAACCGACCTGACCAGTGCCGTTGCCGAATCGATTGCCCAGGACAAGGAGCTGAGCAAGGTCCTTTTGCATGCCGCCGGCGTGCCGGTACCCGTTGGCCGACCGGTTCTCAGCGCCGAGGATGCCTGGGCTGCCGCCTGCGAGATCGGCGGGCCGGTCGTCGTCAAGCCGCAGGATGGCAACCAGGGCAAGGGCGTGGCGGTCAACCTGACGCGCCGCGACGAGATCGAGGCTGCCTACGAGATTGCCTGCGGGATCAGCGAGGAAGTGCTCGTCGAGCGCTTCCTTCCAGGCCACGACTACCGCCTGCTGGTGGTCGGCGACAGGATGGTCGCCGCTGCCCGACGCGATCCGCCGCTGGTCATCGGCGACGGCGTGCACACTGTGCGGCAGTTGGTCGACCGGGTCAACAGCGATCCGCGTCGCAGCGATGGCCACGCGACGTCCCTGACGCGAATCCGTCTCGACGATCTGGCGATCGCCCGCCTGACAAAGGCTGGGTTGACTCCCGAATCGGTGCCACCGCGTGGCAAGCGGGTCGTCCTGCGCAACAACGCCAACCTGTCCACCGGTGGCACGGCAACCGACGTCACGGACGACGTGCACCCCGAGTTTGCCGCGCAGGCGGTCGCCGCGGCACAGACCATCGGCCTCGACATTGCCGGCGTCGACGTCGTCTGCGACAGCGTGCTGCGGCCGCTCGAGGAGCAGGGCGGCGGCATCGTCGAAGTCAACGCGGCGCCCGGCCTGCGCATGCACCTGCAGCCATCCTTCGGCAAGGGACGTCCGGTCGGTGAGGCGATCATCGCCAACATGTTCGCGCCCGGTGAAGACGGGCGCATTCCCGTGGTCGCAGTCGCCGGCACCAACGGCAAGACGACCACCGTCCGCCTGATCGCCCACATCCTCGCGCAGCAGGGTCTGCGCATCGGCATGACGACGACCGACGGCGTCTACGTCGAGGGGCGGCGGATCGATACCGGCGACTGCTCTGGTCCGAAGAGCGCACGCAACGTGCTCTTCCATCCGCGCGTCGATGCGGCAGTGCTCGAAACCGCCCGTGGCGGTGTGCTGCGCGAGGGCCTCGGCTTCGATCGCTGCGACGTGGCGGTCGTCACGAACATCGGCCTGGGCGATCACCTCGGGCTTGCCTACATCAGCAGCGTCGAGGAACTGTCGGTCGTCAAGCGGGTGATCGTGCAGAACGTCAGACCGGGGCGCGGGGTCGCGGTACTCAACGCTGCCGACCCGCTGGTGGCGCGAATGGCCGACGCATGCCCGGGCAACGTGAGCTTCTTCGCCACCGAACGCAATCATCCGGTCATGGCGATGCACCGCGCACAGCGCAAGCGCGTGGTCTACCGTGACGGTGCTTCACTGGTTGCCTCGGGTGGCGGCCTGGAACATCGCATCGCGCTGGCTGGAATTCCGCTGACGCGGGACGGCGCCATCGGCTTCCAGGTGCAGAACGCGATGGCGGCAATCGCCGCTGCCTGGGGGCTGGGCCTCGACTGGCAGACGATCGAGCGTGGCCTGGCGAGCTTCGTCAGCGATGTGCAGACGGCGCCTGGCCGCTTCAACGTCTTCGACTATCGCGGGGCGAAGCTGATCGCCGACTACGGGCACAATCCGGATGCCATCCAGGCCCTCGTCGATGCCGTCGAGAACATGCCGTCAGCGCCGGGCAGCAAGCGTTCCGTCGTCATCAGCGGCGCCGGTGACCGGCGCGACGACGACATTCGCCAGCAGACGGAGATTCTCGGCGGAGCCTTCGATCGCGTCATTCTTTATCAGGATCAGTGCCAGCGCGGGCGTGCCGACGGTGAAGTGCTGGCGCTCCTGCGGGACGGACTGCAGCACGCGATGCGAACGAAGGAGATCCGGGAGATTCATGGCGAGTTCCTGGCGATCGACAGCGCGCTGGCCGAGCTGGCCGCCGGTGATCTGTGCCTGATCCTGATCGACCAGATCGAAGAAGCACTCGAGCACATCGATCGCCGACTGCGCGAAGGCTGA
- a CDS encoding DUF1854 domain-containing protein — MKVRPDYQLRRNSFGRLELTDADGETHDGVVPVRAFPITAPDDGLALVDPYGHELAWIDRLDTLPDELRQLLEDELAGREFMPVIERIVGVGSFATPSTWEVDTDRGRTSFVLKGEEDIRRLASPALLIADSHGIQFLIRDRNALDQHSRRILDRFL, encoded by the coding sequence ATGAAGGTCCGCCCGGATTACCAACTGCGCCGCAATTCCTTCGGCCGGCTCGAGCTGACCGACGCCGATGGCGAAACCCATGATGGCGTGGTGCCGGTGCGTGCCTTTCCGATCACCGCCCCCGACGATGGCCTTGCCCTGGTCGATCCCTACGGCCACGAACTGGCCTGGATCGACCGCCTCGACACCCTGCCGGACGAGCTGCGGCAGTTGCTCGAGGACGAGCTGGCCGGGCGTGAATTCATGCCGGTGATCGAGCGCATCGTCGGCGTCGGCAGTTTTGCGACGCCGAGCACGTGGGAGGTGGACACCGATCGTGGCCGCACGAGCTTCGTCCTCAAGGGCGAGGAGGACATCCGCCGCCTGGCCTCTCCGGCTCTGCTGATCGCCGACAGTCACGGCATCCAGTTCCTGATCCGCGACCGCAATGCGCTCGACCAGCACAGCCGACGGATTCTCGACCGCTTCCTGTGA
- a CDS encoding fused MFS/spermidine synthase, with product MARQSIEVSERAGVRYLHFSSAWVQGAMRLQRPNALELSYTREMMAGLLLRATPWPRDALLIGLGAGSLAKFIYHQLPATRITAVEIDPQVERVARLHFGLPDDPRRLRVLIADGADYMLQGDSRHDCILVDGFDGQGRAGALDTLPFYEACRARLSESGLLAVNLLGRDRGFAASVERISQAFTGRSLVFPSCDRGNRIAFASAGEAVDVAGGELVSRADRWRLASGLNLLPTVARLRQAGCLPHDRLLL from the coding sequence ATGGCGCGCCAGTCGATCGAAGTCAGCGAGAGGGCGGGGGTACGCTACCTCCACTTCTCCTCCGCCTGGGTGCAGGGGGCGATGCGCCTGCAGCGCCCGAACGCCCTCGAACTGTCCTACACGCGCGAGATGATGGCCGGGCTGTTGCTGCGCGCCACACCGTGGCCGCGCGATGCCCTGCTGATCGGTCTCGGCGCCGGATCACTGGCCAAGTTCATCTACCATCAACTGCCGGCGACGCGGATCACGGCCGTCGAAATCGATCCGCAGGTCGAGAGGGTCGCCCGGCTGCATTTCGGATTGCCGGATGACCCGCGCCGACTGCGCGTGCTGATTGCCGACGGCGCCGACTACATGCTGCAGGGCGACAGCCGGCACGATTGCATCCTGGTCGATGGTTTCGATGGTCAGGGCCGCGCCGGCGCTCTCGACACCCTGCCGTTCTACGAGGCATGCCGCGCGCGTCTGAGCGAGAGCGGTTTGCTGGCGGTCAACCTGCTTGGCCGTGACCGCGGTTTCGCCGCCAGTGTCGAGCGCATCAGCCAGGCTTTCACTGGCCGCTCGCTGGTCTTCCCCTCCTGCGACCGGGGCAACAGGATCGCCTTCGCCAGCGCCGGCGAGGCGGTCGACGTCGCCGGCGGCGAACTCGTCAGCCGCGCCGATCGCTGGCGTCTGGCGAGTGGCCTCAACCTGCTGCCGACGGTTGCCCGTTTGCGTCAGGCCGGCTGCCTGCCGCACGATCGACTGCTGCTCTGA
- the cphA gene encoding cyanophycin synthetase, whose amino-acid sequence MKSKDIKFLEIRYLRGPNIWTYRPVIEALVDIGDLEDFPSNTIPGFTERLAAFLPSLAEHRCSYGEPGGFLRRLQEGTWPAHILEHVTLELQNLAGMPGGFGKARETSSRGVYKVVVRAWHEEVTRSCLYAGRDLLLAAIRDEAFDVAGTVERLADLAERRLLGPSTGCIVEAATAKDRRIPFIRLLPTGNLVQLGYGARSRRIWTAESDRTSAIAEGISRDKDLAKTLLASCGVPVPEGRLVEDAGDAWDAAEDIGLPVVVKPSDGNHARGVFTNLMTRAEVESAYAAAVEEGSGVIVERYVRGSEHRLLVIGGKLAAAARGETATVVGDGRSTIDQLIDLQINSDPRRGAAEEFPLDVILLAENPVARLEVARQGFAPDSVPEAGREVLIVRSGNHTDDVTDLVHPETAATVALAAGIVGLDICGVDLVCEDISRPLDEQRGAIVEVNAGPGLLMHLKPANGQPRPVGRAIVDELFPDGDDGRIPVVGISGSRGKTTVARLLASIVGLSGRNTGLACSSGLFVGRRRIDAGDSANWGSANRILMNRTVETAIVENGCDSILTEGLAYDRCQIGILTNVEAERHFGLHDLSTAEQLFTVFRTQVDVVLPGGAAVLNASQPMLVDMAPLCDGEVIFFAADGELPAVVDHRGRGGRAVFVRDGEVVFGSRERDTVITSLRAIPFTDGGRIAAQVDNALAAAAAAWALGIGPEIVRTALETAAND is encoded by the coding sequence ATGAAAAGCAAAGACATCAAGTTTCTGGAAATCCGCTACCTGCGCGGGCCGAACATCTGGACCTACCGCCCGGTGATCGAAGCGCTGGTCGACATCGGCGATCTGGAGGACTTTCCCTCCAACACGATCCCCGGCTTCACGGAGCGGCTGGCCGCCTTTCTGCCCTCGCTGGCCGAGCACCGCTGCAGCTACGGTGAGCCGGGCGGCTTCCTGCGGCGGCTGCAGGAAGGCACCTGGCCGGCCCACATCCTCGAGCACGTGACGCTCGAGCTGCAGAATCTGGCCGGCATGCCGGGCGGCTTCGGCAAGGCGCGGGAGACCTCGAGCCGCGGCGTGTACAAGGTGGTCGTCCGCGCCTGGCATGAGGAGGTGACGCGCAGTTGTCTCTACGCCGGCCGCGACCTGCTGCTGGCGGCGATCCGCGACGAAGCCTTCGATGTCGCCGGCACCGTCGAGCGCCTGGCCGATCTCGCCGAGCGCCGCCTGCTCGGCCCGAGCACCGGCTGCATTGTCGAGGCGGCAACCGCCAAGGACAGGCGCATACCCTTCATCCGCCTGTTGCCGACGGGCAACCTGGTGCAGCTCGGCTATGGCGCCCGCAGCCGGCGCATCTGGACGGCCGAGAGCGACCGGACGAGCGCCATTGCCGAGGGCATCTCGCGTGACAAGGACCTGGCGAAGACCCTGCTCGCGTCCTGTGGCGTGCCGGTCCCCGAAGGCCGTCTGGTGGAGGATGCCGGCGACGCCTGGGATGCCGCCGAGGACATCGGTCTGCCGGTGGTCGTCAAGCCGTCCGACGGCAACCACGCGCGCGGCGTGTTCACCAACCTGATGACGCGCGCGGAAGTCGAGTCGGCCTATGCGGCCGCCGTCGAGGAGGGCAGCGGAGTCATCGTCGAACGCTACGTGCGCGGCTCCGAGCATCGCCTGCTGGTGATCGGCGGCAAGCTTGCCGCCGCGGCACGTGGCGAGACGGCAACGGTGGTCGGCGACGGCCGCTCGACGATCGACCAACTGATCGACCTGCAGATCAACTCCGATCCACGGCGCGGCGCCGCCGAGGAGTTTCCGCTCGATGTCATCCTGCTCGCCGAGAACCCGGTTGCCCGCCTCGAGGTGGCGCGCCAGGGCTTCGCTCCCGACTCGGTGCCGGAGGCCGGGCGCGAAGTGCTGATCGTGCGCAGCGGCAACCATACCGACGACGTCACCGACCTCGTCCACCCCGAGACGGCGGCGACCGTCGCCCTCGCCGCAGGCATCGTCGGCCTCGACATCTGTGGCGTCGACCTCGTCTGCGAGGACATTTCGCGCCCGCTGGACGAGCAGCGTGGCGCCATCGTCGAGGTCAATGCCGGTCCCGGTCTGCTGATGCATCTCAAGCCGGCGAATGGCCAGCCGCGCCCGGTTGGGCGGGCCATCGTCGACGAACTGTTTCCCGACGGCGACGACGGTCGCATCCCCGTCGTCGGTATCAGCGGCAGCCGCGGCAAGACCACCGTTGCCCGCCTGCTCGCCAGCATCGTCGGCCTCAGCGGCAGGAACACCGGGCTGGCGTGCAGCAGTGGCCTGTTCGTCGGCCGTCGCCGCATCGATGCCGGCGATTCCGCCAACTGGGGCTCGGCCAACCGCATCCTGATGAACCGGACCGTGGAAACCGCCATTGTCGAGAACGGCTGTGACAGCATCCTCACCGAAGGCCTCGCCTACGATCGCTGCCAGATCGGCATCCTCACCAACGTCGAGGCCGAGCGGCACTTCGGGCTTCACGACCTGAGCACCGCCGAGCAGCTATTCACCGTCTTCCGCACGCAGGTGGACGTCGTCCTGCCGGGCGGGGCGGCGGTTCTCAACGCCAGCCAGCCGATGCTCGTCGATATGGCGCCTCTGTGTGACGGGGAAGTGATCTTCTTTGCCGCCGACGGCGAGCTGCCGGCCGTCGTCGATCATCGAGGGCGGGGCGGCAGGGCGGTGTTCGTGCGCGATGGCGAGGTGGTTTTCGGCAGCCGTGAGCGCGATACGGTGATCACCAGCCTGCGGGCGATTCCGTTTACCGATGGTGGGCGCATCGCGGCGCAGGTGGACAACGCCCTGGCGGCTGCGGCTGCTGCCTGGGCTCTCGGCATCGGTCCCGAGATCGTCCGCACCGCTCTCGAGACTGCGGCCAATGATTGA
- a CDS encoding ABC transporter ATP-binding protein codes for MSAASSQILVDATSPAGPSGPVLPAVWSERLAPQLTDGEQVLAWLEIDLDAALRFARGLVVVSSERLLVMPAGERDWQGWAYRPGLLLSRRDHSGVGTLELCDAARQIAHWRYTLGSDVAAGRLVDRFTRQLSLRLTGTMPPPASVALCPKCETPLLAGQEECPACSREIHEPPSTWTLLRLGRFARPYRKQLLGGFILSLLTTAATLVAPYLTMPLMDKVLIPYQNGQPIDPGLVLLYLSGLLGSSLLAWVLGWGRTYILALVSERIGSDLRTATYEHLLKLSQEYFGGKRTGDLMARIGSETDRINIFLSLHLLDFATDVLMIAMTTVILVSIDPWLAAVTLLPLPVIAWLIHVVRERLRTGFERVDRVWAEVTNVLADTIPGIRVVKAFAQEAREAARFRAANVRNLDVNDRVNRVWSVFSPTVTLLTEFGLLIVWAFGIWQIAGDQITVGVLTAFLAYISRFYLRLDSMSRIVSVTQKAAAGAKRIFDILDHVSSVPEPTHPVHLPQVSGRIELRSVGFRYGTRSVTRDINIVIEPGEMVGLVGHSGSGKSTLVNLICRFYDVSEGAILIDGVDIRSLPVAEYRRHIGLVLQEPFLFFGTIAENIAYGKPEATHAEIVAAARAAHAHEFILRLQHGYDSLVGERGQALSGGERQRISIARALLIDPRILILDEATSSVDTTTEKEIQKALDNLVRGRTTIAIAHRLSTLRDANRLVVLDRGSVVEVGSHDELMACEGHYYRLYQAQARNVDTEDELRRLELDRRDEGDRE; via the coding sequence ATGTCCGCAGCCAGTTCCCAGATTCTTGTCGACGCCACGTCGCCCGCTGGCCCGTCGGGGCCCGTTCTGCCAGCCGTCTGGTCGGAGCGCCTCGCGCCGCAGCTGACCGACGGCGAGCAGGTGCTGGCCTGGCTGGAGATCGATCTCGACGCCGCCTTGCGTTTTGCCCGCGGTCTGGTCGTCGTCAGCAGCGAGCGTCTGCTGGTCATGCCGGCCGGCGAGCGGGACTGGCAAGGCTGGGCCTACCGGCCGGGTCTGCTGCTGTCACGGCGCGACCATTCCGGCGTCGGGACACTGGAGTTGTGCGATGCCGCGCGGCAGATCGCGCACTGGCGTTACACGCTCGGCAGCGACGTCGCCGCCGGCCGGCTGGTCGACCGCTTCACGCGCCAGCTCAGCTTGCGGCTGACGGGCACGATGCCGCCGCCGGCGAGTGTCGCCCTCTGTCCGAAGTGCGAGACACCGCTCCTCGCCGGGCAGGAGGAGTGCCCCGCATGCAGCAGGGAGATCCACGAGCCGCCGTCGACCTGGACACTGCTCCGCCTCGGCCGCTTCGCCCGCCCGTACCGCAAGCAGCTGCTGGGCGGTTTCATCCTGTCGTTGCTGACCACGGCTGCAACGCTGGTCGCACCGTACCTGACCATGCCGCTGATGGACAAGGTCCTGATCCCCTACCAGAACGGACAGCCGATCGATCCCGGACTGGTGCTGCTCTATCTTTCGGGTTTGCTCGGATCGTCGCTGCTCGCCTGGGTTCTCGGCTGGGGACGCACCTACATCCTGGCGCTGGTCTCCGAACGCATCGGTTCCGACCTGCGTACGGCCACTTACGAGCACCTGCTGAAGTTGTCGCAGGAGTACTTCGGCGGCAAGCGCACCGGCGACCTGATGGCACGCATCGGCTCGGAGACCGACCGCATCAACATCTTCCTCTCGCTGCATCTGCTCGACTTCGCCACCGACGTGCTGATGATCGCTATGACGACGGTGATCCTGGTGTCGATCGACCCGTGGCTGGCGGCAGTGACGCTGCTGCCGCTGCCCGTGATCGCCTGGCTGATCCACGTCGTTCGCGAGCGGCTGCGCACGGGTTTCGAGCGCGTCGACCGCGTCTGGGCGGAAGTCACCAACGTCCTTGCCGACACGATTCCCGGCATCCGCGTGGTCAAGGCTTTCGCCCAGGAGGCGCGCGAGGCGGCGCGTTTCCGGGCCGCCAACGTCCGCAACCTGGATGTCAACGACCGCGTCAACCGCGTCTGGTCGGTGTTCTCACCAACCGTCACCCTGCTGACCGAATTCGGCCTGCTGATCGTCTGGGCGTTCGGCATCTGGCAGATTGCCGGCGACCAGATCACGGTCGGCGTGCTGACGGCCTTCCTCGCCTACATCAGCCGTTTCTACCTGCGCCTGGACTCGATGAGTCGCATCGTTTCGGTGACGCAAAAGGCTGCCGCGGGCGCCAAGCGAATCTTCGACATCCTCGATCATGTCTCGAGCGTTCCCGAGCCGACCCATCCGGTGCACCTGCCGCAGGTGTCCGGGCGCATCGAGCTGCGCAGCGTCGGCTTCCGCTACGGCACGCGCAGCGTCACCCGCGACATCAACATCGTCATCGAGCCCGGCGAGATGGTCGGTCTCGTCGGCCACAGTGGCTCCGGCAAGAGCACGCTGGTCAACCTCATCTGCCGTTTCTACGACGTCAGCGAGGGGGCGATCCTGATCGACGGCGTCGACATCCGCTCGCTGCCGGTCGCCGAGTACCGCCGGCACATCGGCCTGGTGCTGCAGGAGCCGTTCCTCTTCTTTGGCACGATTGCCGAGAACATCGCCTACGGCAAGCCCGAGGCGACGCACGCCGAGATCGTTGCCGCCGCCCGCGCCGCACACGCGCATGAGTTCATCCTGCGCCTGCAGCACGGTTACGACTCGCTCGTCGGCGAACGCGGGCAGGCGCTCTCCGGCGGCGAACGGCAGCGGATCTCGATCGCCCGTGCGCTGCTCATCGACCCGCGCATCCTGATCCTCGACGAGGCGACGTCGTCGGTCGACACGACGACCGAGAAGGAGATCCAGAAGGCGCTCGACAACCTGGTCCGGGGCCGGACGACGATCGCCATCGCGCACCGCCTGTCGACGCTGCGCGATGCGAACCGCCTGGTGGTGCTCGATCGCGGCAGCGTCGTCGAGGTTGGCAGCCATGACGAGCTGATGGCCTGCGAGGGGCACTATTACCGCCTCTATCAGGCGCAGGCGCGCAATGTCGATACCGAAGACGAACTGCGGCGACTCGAGCTTGACCGCCGGGACGAGGGAGATCGCGAATGA
- a CDS encoding helix-turn-helix transcriptional regulator produces the protein MADARALNGVILSLYREGREVPLGRYRAWALEQVASVVGFDSACWGSASAEPPALHEMHLHNCEHGIVEAYVRCSKHDFFRAALIADPGTAISLGDLVTRETYLRSTLYRRFGRRFKVEWALGTVLLDRTTSLHEFLTLWRHDPWLPFSETERQLKELLMPHLAATHRAAWLRHFLRRPGHLSQAWAVVDRRGLLREASPSFMASLHQHWPDWSGGHLPAPLAATVQAGQSHVAGTWRFDVSDCGEYRFVLARSTGALAQLSAREREIALRYASGETHSAIARALSLSPATVRNHVAHSFRKLGVANKVELSLRLEAGAPRLPTGVAE, from the coding sequence ATGGCTGACGCGCGCGCGCTGAACGGGGTGATCCTTTCCCTTTATCGGGAAGGTCGGGAGGTGCCGCTCGGCCGCTATCGCGCCTGGGCGCTGGAGCAGGTCGCTTCGGTGGTCGGCTTCGATTCGGCGTGCTGGGGAAGCGCCTCGGCAGAACCGCCGGCACTGCACGAGATGCATCTGCACAACTGCGAACACGGCATCGTCGAGGCGTACGTTCGCTGCAGCAAGCACGACTTCTTCCGTGCCGCGCTGATCGCCGATCCGGGAACGGCGATCAGCCTCGGTGATCTCGTGACGCGCGAGACCTATCTGCGCAGCACGCTCTATCGCAGGTTCGGGCGGCGCTTCAAGGTCGAGTGGGCGCTCGGGACGGTGCTCCTCGATCGCACGACTTCGCTCCACGAGTTCCTGACGCTCTGGCGGCACGATCCCTGGCTGCCGTTTTCCGAGACCGAGCGCCAGCTCAAGGAACTCCTGATGCCGCATCTGGCGGCGACCCATCGTGCCGCCTGGCTGCGGCATTTCCTGCGCCGGCCGGGCCACCTCAGCCAGGCGTGGGCGGTGGTTGACCGGCGCGGCCTGCTGCGCGAAGCGTCACCGTCCTTCATGGCCTCGCTGCACCAGCACTGGCCAGACTGGAGCGGCGGCCACCTGCCCGCACCGCTGGCGGCGACTGTGCAGGCGGGGCAGTCGCATGTCGCCGGCACGTGGCGCTTCGACGTCAGTGACTGCGGCGAGTATCGCTTCGTCCTCGCCCGCTCGACCGGCGCGCTGGCGCAACTGTCCGCACGCGAGCGCGAGATTGCCCTGCGCTACGCCAGCGGCGAGACGCATTCGGCGATTGCCCGCGCACTGTCGCTGTCGCCGGCGACAGTGCGCAATCACGTCGCGCATAGCTTTCGCAAACTCGGCGTCGCCAACAAGGTGGAACTGTCACTGCGGCTCGAGGCTGGAGCGCCGCGGCTGCCGACGGGAGTGGCGGAATGA